The stretch of DNA CTATACCCAAATTATGTATTACCAGCAGCCCTACAGGCCCTTCCGTAGCTCACACAATAATCATGATAGGTGGCTTGCCTTAAAGTTTCTGCATTTGTATTGCTCTCTTGGCTCTTGACAATTTAACACCTTcaggaaagaaagtaaaatggaAGACTAACCTAGGGATTTATTTGGCAGTTTCCTCTTTATTGCCCAAGTTCAGCTCACACTTAGAAGAACCAAGGGGGAAATCTCCCGATTATAACTCATCTCTTCCATTTGTCCTTTGACCCAGACCAtaataaaatttgctttatagCTCTAGCTTAGCTCTCCTTGGATACAAGCACGCATGAATGTTTGCCTTGGTTTCCCGACATTCACCTGTGTTGGCACCGCACAAAATGCTGAGGCAGATTTACACAAACAAACTTTTATTTGCAGAGGGTCTACTGATAATGATATATAAAGGCTCAAGCTACCTTAGGGAGAAacaaaggacagagaaaatgtGATAGGCATAGGGGGAACTCTACCCAGTGGTCAGGGGGGAATCACTGATTCTTAGAACCACTTAGGTTGGAGAAGCCCtttcatcaagtccaactgctAACCTAACGCTGCCAAGTCCACGAAAAGGGGTGGCGTGATGTCCAAGGAGCCTTCTCCTGGTGCTCTCTACAGTGCAGCTGTAAAGATACAGGTTGCAATCTGTACCATGCTTCCCTTCCACTATTGCAGCCATTTCATCCTGGACCTACACCAACTCCCAGTGTACAGCTTCCACCTGCGATGGCACTAGTGCTGCCGGGAGCACAGCTGGACAACACTATTCAAGAGCTGCACGCAGATTGCTAAGGTTCATGTGCGATTCATTTAAACTCCTATGAAGTACGAATCGCTGTTTTGTCACGGTAGAAATGGGGTAGGGGAGCAGGAAGAGGGCAACAACCGCCGTGGCCGGAGGCCGTCCCTCCCCGAGCAGCGAGGATCTCTCTCCACACCGCCCGCGCAGCGCGGCTCCGAGCGAGCAGCACCGACCGCGTGCTCGCCGCCCGCGGGAAACGCGAGCCCacgcgccccggccccgccccccgcctcGCCCCCAGCCAATGAGCGGACACAGTGGGGAGGGGGCGGCACCTCCGTGGTGACGTAAAGCGCTCGGGCAGCGCGTGGACGCGCGGGAAAAGTCCCCTCCTGGGGGAGCGCTGGGGTCACGTGGGGGAGTAGCGCCGCGCCGGCGTGCTGCGGACCGTTCCATTAACCGCCGGATAGGGGGGAATAGGAAGCTGGGCGGGACCATCGCGCCGTTCCAggagggggcggggccagcTCGGGGCGCTCCCGTGACGCGGCGCGGGGTGGGGCGGCGGCAGCGAGAGCGGTGCGGGCGGAGGGAGGCAAGGAAGCGCCGAGCGGGAGCCGCAGTCCTCTAGTTTCACCGCATCGCCACCATGGGTCGGACACTTGCGTTCCCCCTCGCCGTCGTTTCTCTCGCGTGCTGCCTCTGCGGGCTGGCCGTGATCGCAGCGACGAGCGACGACAACGCGGTCGTCGGTGAGTGATTCGCGCCCTCCCCCCCTCCTTTCCTCCGAGAGCTGCTGACGGGGCAGCCCCGCCCCGTGGCCCGGCGCTGTGGGGAGCGAGGCGGGCTCTGCGCACCGAGCCCCGCCGTGGCCGGCCGTCCGTGCGCCCCTGGTGCCGGACCCTCCGCGGGCGGCGGGCCGGGAGCGCCGCGGAGCCGCCGGGACCCGCCCGGACCCGCCCTGCGCTCCCCCGCGGCTCGCTCGGCCCCCGCCGCTTCCTGGGCGCCGCGGCCGCAGCCCGCTGAGCTTTTGGGCCGCTGTCCCGCTTGTGCCGGTCTGGGACCCGTTATCCCGTGTGGGTACGGCCTTGCGGTGCTCCCTTGGAGGGGCCGGTGCCGGGAATTGTGCGCGGCTGCTTCTTGCACTCTTGGAACGAGTCTGGGAGCGGGGGGGGAGCTTGATTCAGCCGTGTCGTTCTGTTCCTGCTGTCCCGTGTTCCTTATCCCGGTGTGAGCCCCGTTACTCGTCCTGGGGGTTTGCCCCCAGCTGTCCACAGCTCAGGCTCTGTGGGCTGTTTGCCAAAGTGTTTGCGGGGCCGAGAGCCGCGAAATGCGCCCGGAGCCCCAAAACGCGgagacaacaacaaaaaagacgAAACAAAAAGTTGTTTGGAAGTGCTTCAGCGTTCCCTGGCCGCGTTCCGTAGTGGCGCTGGGTGCGGCCGAGGGTGACGCTGCCCGGTCACCGCTGCTCCAGCCCTTATGGATTTCgtctccagccctgccccgccgGCGGGGTGCAGGCCGGCGTGGGACGCCCTGCGGGAGCCGTGGGCTGCTCCGGGACTGCTCAGCCACAGGTTAACACGCCTCTCCGCTGCGACGGGAGAGGGCACTGTTGGGCCAGCGGAACAGACCCCTCTAGTGTTTCCTGGTTTCCTCCTCGAGTGTAAGGGGAGTATCCGAATTTAGCCTGTGCGAGAGCCAGTACAGCGGGTTTATCTTAGGAGCAACCGTCAGCTTGCCTAGGCTGAAAAGCTGAGTTCGTGGTATCagagtcttctttttttttcagtgaagagcAGGCGTCTGCTgatggggagagctggggaacTTGCTGTTAGCCCATGTAAAAGACCCCAGGAGAGCCTTTGACAGCAGGAGGTAGCATTGGGACAACGTCTGAGACCTTGCCACAGGTTCCGAAGTTAACAGCTCATTGATGAAAACTCCTGATCCTTTACTCTGGCAAATCTGATCCTCCCCTGTTAGTCTGGGAAAGCTGGTTTTGAAGCTAAATTAGAAGTCCTAGTGTACCTGGTATAAGCTGGCTCTGTCTACTGTCTTCCTGTCTTAACAGATGTACTGTGCTAAATTTTCCACATGCCAGTGGGGAATCTACAAAAGTGAAGGTTATTCATTTGTCAGAGGCCGTTGAGTGGGCTGTGATCATTCCTCAGATGTATACCCACAATAATTggctgactttttttcctctgatttttttttttctcctgaaatctGTTATGAGAAACAGTCATGTAGCTCTTGAAGTGCCTTTAGTGCTACCTTCCTGAAGGCAATAGGGCAGCTGTTGCACACCTCACCCATGCAAACCCCCAAAGggcttttcatattttcttatgtgaaagggaagaaatagtGCCAGCCTTTCTGAGCTGGTCCTACCATAACCGAGAGAAGCACTGGGTAGATTCAGTCTTAAGTCGGATTGTCAGAATACTGAAGTTAGTTAATATGTTTGTAGTTGTTACTTGAGAGGTAAATGAGTGTGCCAAAGATCTGTGGATAGCAGCGTTCCTTTCTTGGAGAAAAATGGAAGGTTACCCCAAGGTGCCTGGAGTGGGTGGGTATGATGTACAATGTGTTGGAGAGCATGCAACAGAAGGAGTTGTGGGTTGTATGTGGGTTTTCCGAGTATGATGGCTGTATGAGTAAGTCTTAATTAAAACTAATATGGTAAAACTGTAGATTGGGAGAAGATCTTACTTGATCCAGTTAAAGGATGTGTTGTCATTGTGGTTTTAAGGTAACAATGTTTGAGATTGTTGTAGAAAAGCTGCTGGACTGGTTAGATTGCTGGCTTCTGCTGTGAGCAAAATACAAATAGattggcctttttttttctgctctctttttaTACATGTGTACATTAATTTCTCCAGGTTCTTGTCTTTATTTCCCCTACTTTGATTGCTTTCTACTGTAGGATTATTTATAGCTGCCTGTATTAcctaaaggaaaaatgtaatcAAAAGGAAACAAGCACTTACCATCTGAGGCTTCAATgaactgcaaaattaatttagtgGACTTTGGTATCTTCACTAGTGTGGTGTATGCTCTATTACCTGAGTTTACTGTAATTAGAGGTTGCAGGGGCAAAATTGTGGTATGCATATGGAGTCTGGTTTCAGAGTATCCGTAGTATCTGGAGggaaatgcatttatttcttgtCAAAAGCATTCATAAGTTGTAGCTTTCAGTTGTAGTTTGTTCAGTGAAGAAGATTGTGCCTTAACCTGGGAGATGTACATATGGAAGGGTACAGATCTACTATTTGTTTCTGTGGGCAGAGTTGCTCTCTTGATAGTGTTCTAatcaatggggtttttttttccgTTTTAGACATCTGTGGAAACTTTTCTGACTGCAGCTCCTGTATTAATAAGACAAATTCAGAAGGCTGCCAGTGGATCAAATGTGACGGTAAGGAGGGCTGTGCAGTACAGATCCTTACTCTGCCAAGGTTAGGGAAACTTCCCTGTCTGACCCTTCAGGAGACTCTGGCAGTCAAACTCGCATCACCAGAGACTTTCACTGCCAGGACCAAGGCCCCTTTGCAGTGGGTGGCTCCAGTGACCTGACAGGTGCCTGGCTTGGCTCCCTTCACACCCCCTCACACCCTGTCAGACCAGGTTTCCTTACCAGTTCAGCCCCAGGTTTCCCATTGCAGAGTCTCAGATGTCTTGTTCTATAAAACAATTTATTCACAGTGCAATAACCAGCTCAAGCTGGTGCATCCGAGGAGGACCCCCCCAACAGAGGAATCCATGGGCTTTTATACCCTCACAGTCTGTGGGCTAAAGTCTGGGATCGTCAGCCCCTGCCATGTCTCTGTGTCCAGTCACCTGGCTGGGCCACAGGTCCTCATGTTCTTTGTTATGTAAATGGTCTGCAGATCCCAGCCTTGTGCCTCTCCCGCCCTCCagagctcaacctgcagctctcactgccACTGCTCACCAAGCTACCTGCACTGAATGGGTTCCTCAACACCGTGCAGAACCTTACACTTCACCTACACTGATGTTGTTTACAACCTAATGCAGCATTAACATGAGTCCTACCTGTCTTCACCTGAGAACTTGAGATATGTAACatgttcaaaatattcccagattTTTAAGGCTTCTGAtttaaatctctgcttttgATAAGCTTATGTTTTCCAGGTGGTTCAGAATGTTTTTAGGACAAACAAGTcacttgtgtttgctgttaGGGAGTCACAAGTGGTTCCTGAGatgcaggcacagctctgtgcttcaGTCCTTTTTGAGGTTTTGTCATGGGCCTGCTGGTTGCAACTGCTACTCCTGAACTGAAATGCAATAAGCAAGAGGAATTAATTAAATAAGAGTGGTTAACAGCAGTGTTCATAAAACTGAGAATTGCACCCCACTGAAGGGAGCATAACAGAGCCAAAGAACCATTAGCTGGTCTCAGTTAGAGCCTTGTTTTTCCCATTGCAGGTGAATTGGATGTAACTACATTTAGGTGACCTCTGGTACTCAGTCCTGGAAGACAGGAAGTTGCTGTTGACAAAATCATACAGATTACATAAGCACTCCTCATGTGGATTATTAGTACTTCTTACATGAGGTAGAAACAGAATGGTTTAACTGTTGTAGTGGTTTTTGTACCACTTGATTGTAGATGACCAAGAAATGTTATATGTGAAGGCTAGGATGCATTGGAACTAATGAAATCAATTTTGGGTGGAGCTTGCCCTTCAAGAAGCTATTTCTCTAGTTCTGCGTGTGGTGTTGAACCACCAGGCACATCCTGCAAAAACCCAAGAGATCTGTGTAACTTTTTTTAAGGGAGAAGGATATGCAGGCAGAGAATAAGAAACTGACATCTTCAACAATTTCAAGGTCAAGGACCAGTTTGAAAAGCTGGAACAAAGTTTTGCTTGGATGTAGAATTTTTTAAGACAgtaagatatttttttaatgatgctgCCATAGACATGCAAAATGTTTAACTTGGAAAATGCCACAAAATAGTAGAAACGCTGTTTGATTTTATCAGCTATGAAGAAAAAACGTCAAACAGTACTGGTACAGCAAAATGGTGCATAATTGTGTGTTGTAAATATTGCTTAAGTGTTCAGTGGGGGAGTAACTGTAGTGaaagaaaacactaaaatttcttttattattaatataatacTGAAGTCCTGTATATTAAAGTGGCTTTAATGTTATCTTGGCTAGCAGATGGTGTTTAGTTTGTCCTACGAACAGCTTATCAGTATTTAGGAACAGTGTCTCAAGCACCTTAGACTTCATCTACTGTAAAATATCTTATCTCTTCTTTTCTGACAGGAAACGAAAGCAATATGTGTGTCAGTGAAACAGCAAAACTGGCAAAGTATGGACAATGTAAAGTTGAAACACAGTGTTCATGTAAGTGTTTAGATACTCAGATTTCATGTGGTTTAATGTGAAGCAGTTGTGTTTAGAACTCCTTTGTCTGTTGTCCTTTTGTTGATATGCCTTCTACAATTTACATAAGCCTGTACAAGTATGTAAATAAGCCCTTTGCTTCCTGTTTAAAGGTATGATATGTGATACTAAAATACACAATTCCATTGTGCCTTCAGTTAACTGCTTACTGTTGCTGTTTCGGGAAGCCTGACACTCATCTGGCTACCACCTTGGTTTCTTAGATTAAAATAGGTGTTTCTTGTTAGATACAGCATATCTTAAGGAATTTGTCAGTGTCTTCAAGGCAGTAAGCTGCATATTGAACAAAAAATGTCACCTGCTAAGTCATCTGAGATGCAGTAAATAGGAAAAGCTTACGAACCTTCCAGTTTTAATTGTTAACTAGCACAAGTCTTCATGCAGTTCTGAAATAAACAGTCTGGGATATAGAACTGCGTAAGATAAATCCTTCATGCCAGGAATGTGCTCAGTTGCGTATCTACTTCAGACTTTTGTGCTTCCTGtgcaaagcagttttgcagGATATGAATAATTTAGATAAGGTCTTGAATTTCACTTATGTGAAAGCCCCcaaattttagtttttctgaaTGCTGATAAGAAATAGACTTTAAAATaggattttctggttttaaaatctagaacagcaaatgaaaactcTGAATAATCTTGTCTAGATGAATTCAACAGTTCTGCTAAAGAGGCTGGCTCTACCAACAGAGTTGAAGCTTCCACGCTGCTTTGGGCTGTCTTGTGGTGGTGACAGCCAGtcagaaataattccttttgaCTTGCACTTGTGTGTTGTTTCTAAAATTGTAACAATCACCTCTTAATCAGGAGTGCTGAAAGAACCGTTTTTTAGTGCTTTCCAAAGAGAGCATGCTGTTAAACTGCCTTGTTGTGTACCTAAGAAGTGTTTCTACAATCTGTTCCTGTTAAACTTTTGGTGACATTATCAGGTTGTTATGTTTAACTTCTGCAAATTCAGGGAAGTAAATCATCACCCTTAGTAGGGGGTCTTTGTAGGTGTGAGAGAAATCTGTATACCTTACTAATTCTCAATTGTTTTGGCTCAACACTGCCTCAAGGGAGTGACATGGGAAGAACTAGGCAGCCTTTAAGGTGACCTTAAACTACAGAGATGCAAGTGGTAGCCAAGAGAATGTAGATTCTGATATATCCAACCTATCTCTGTAGAAACAGTCAGCTCTGATTTCCTACCATGCTGAATTATGTTCAAGATGTAAATAACCACACTTGAATGAGCCTGAGCATTAAAGGCTTCTGGAGATCCTGCTTTTTCAGCAGGAGGCTTGCTGATGTATCAGTTTAGATAAGCTGTCTATGTGTGATTAACTGATAGCACAGTAAGTTGCAGGAGGCTTCACAGTTCTGTGTCCTTGCAGgttgtgaggggtttttttttctgaagctgacAGCACCTACATCCAACAACAACTCTCAGAACAGGAACTGCAGCTAAACTTTCAAACTCTTTATTGGTTTTCCCTCCATTCTGATTCAATTGTCTAACAAACTCTGATTTGTAGTTGAACTTGATAGCTCAGGTTCAGTCTCAGTTGCAGTGAGGTTGGGAAGCGGTACTCTATACCTAGTGTTCTCCTGTGTAAAGCATGCACAGTTCCTGCTTGGACAGGAGGGTTCTTCTCACTCAGGTTTGCTTTGAGGAATCTTGAGTTGCCAGTTGAACACTGGCTTTATTGGGCTGCCTGTGACAAGACTTCTCATGTATTCACTCATGCAACTTTTGGTATTAGTATGGTGGATTCAAAAGCTTTGTAATTTCAAACTAAAACTACAGTAGAACTCAGTGCTGTATGAAATTCCTAAAGCTGTGCCTGCTGATGTTGTTTTGTTGGATTGTTTTTTAGTTAATACCATCGTTAATCTCTCTAATGtaactctttattttttcatagcTCCTGCAGTTTCTTCTCTTAACAATGTTTCTTCTACCACTGTACCACCTACCAATGCAACCACGGCATCTTCCAATGCAACCACAGCATCTTCCAATGCAACCACAGCATCTTCCCATGCAACCACGGCATCTTCCAATGTGACTTCCAATGCCACCACAACCAGTTCTGCCACCACAGCTCATACTCCTATAGGTATGTAGTGGGTTCagtttgtaaccgggcagaaacaccaattagaGTGTAGTGGTTaggtccaaaatactcattacttacttatttaccttctgtgagggAAGATTtaggagaaagcagagcaggcacaaaacttaaaaagaatataaagaagtttattaacagatctaaaaggaagaaaaaaaaatcagaccacaccttcagaactcttctcctccccccacctttctccattcacccactgacaatgtaaaaagacaaaccttgagattttcagtcagtttaccacttctataataaccttgttcagttcacttagggagaggagtctctcttgctcatgctgtggagacatctccacaagaagttctctcatggcttcagtatcatGAGACAGCTGCCCatgttggttctctgctcgcatgtgagagtcccttcccccgacttgcagctttccccacaactgcttttgagggtccagtcttgagctactgggataccattttaaggttgagctgttcaaaaacaaaggttctcttcacccatctgTGGGAGCATCTTtatctctaggaatagaggccctcccccttccctgggagaaaaagggtcctcatcatcttcatctctaggactatctctgggagcatctctaggaactgaggtcttctccttccaatttggagcaagagtcctcatcgcttccatctctccctgttcaaacttctcatgaaattacagctgcgtcagcatttgcttattccagcacaggtgcttttgctcacaagttgaATGCTCCACCGCTCATGCTTTCACGAAATTACAgcaggtactctgatatatcacagtacatcaccaccatagctttacaacagaatttcagctttaagcatctcctctttctcctccctcaggttttcagctcttcatagcactaaaagggttaatctcactCGGGCCTttcagctggaatgtggcttattgctgttggtcacatgatctttgccaggcagcggggcagcttcagctgaatcttggcctCCTTGGAGAGGGGAGGGGCCACTCTGTCTGCACGTagcagggcaggggggctgtgggtggaacagggcccatcggctccaggatggctgtggcccggcccggccccacTGGGCTGCATGGGTTGagcccagttacctgtcccaaggcaggaagcaagagagagcttccccggggtttgtccattcttaaatgtggaccacagaggcagtcaaaatttttaagtggcttaaaaaattgtccatattcaaactggccagctgatagattctgtcaggtcatagaggaagctgtaagcacccctttgcaagaacatcacttctgcagctatgctaacccatgacaagGTAATACAGTAGCACTGAACTCAGAAGGGCAGCAAACTAGGAACTGGTGAATGAAATGAAAGACAGGGGCTTCTTCCACAGTTCATTGTAGTAGCTTGACTACTAAACATCTGATGTGCAGAATGCATAAATGGTTCCAAGGTCTGGAAGAAGTGGATTTTAGAAAACTCATAATTATGTTGGCAGgaagcattttctctgttaaaaattGACTCAGTTGTAATTGAATTGATAATTTCTGCTAATCATGAATTCTTAggagtttgggggttttttgttcaaaaatttCTCTGCCAGCTCTACAATGAAGttcttaaaaatcatctaatttttaaatcttgctgATCAAGGGAGCTGGGAGATGACAAGTTGGTACTTGATTAGGC from Corvus cornix cornix isolate S_Up_H32 chromosome 3, ASM73873v5, whole genome shotgun sequence encodes:
- the CD164 gene encoding sialomucin core protein 24 isoform X3, with product MGRTLAFPLAVVSLACCLCGLAVIAATSDDNAVVDICGNFSDCSSCINKTNSEGCQWIKCDGNESNMCVSETAKLAKYGQCKVETQCSSPAVSSLNNVSSTTVPPTNATTASSNATTASSNATTASSHATTASSNVTSNATTTSSATTAHTPIANVTNATTHAPVPKTTMTSATTTPTTAAGSSTTVAPVPVPRKSTFDAASFIGGIVLVLGLQAVIFFLYKFCRSKDRNYHTL
- the CD164 gene encoding sialomucin core protein 24 isoform X2; the protein is MRPEPQNAETTTKKTKQKVVWKCFSVPWPRSVVALGAAEGDAARSPLLQPLWISSPALPRRRGAGRRGTPCGSRGLLRDCSATDICGNFSDCSSCINKTNSEGCQWIKCDGNESNMCVSETAKLAKYGQCKVETQCSSPAVSSLNNVSSTTVPPTNATTASSNATTASSNATTASSHATTASSNVTSNATTTSSATTAHTPIANVTNATTHAPVPKTTMTSATTTPTTAGSSTTVAPVPVPRKSTFDAASFIGGIVLVLGLQAVIFFLYKFCRSKDRNYHTL
- the CD164 gene encoding sialomucin core protein 24 isoform X1, which gives rise to MRPEPQNAETTTKKTKQKVVWKCFSVPWPRSVVALGAAEGDAARSPLLQPLWISSPALPRRRGAGRRGTPCGSRGLLRDCSATDICGNFSDCSSCINKTNSEGCQWIKCDGNESNMCVSETAKLAKYGQCKVETQCSSPAVSSLNNVSSTTVPPTNATTASSNATTASSNATTASSHATTASSNVTSNATTTSSATTAHTPIANVTNATTHAPVPKTTMTSATTTPTTAAGSSTTVAPVPVPRKSTFDAASFIGGIVLVLGLQAVIFFLYKFCRSKDRNYHTL